A segment of the Triticum urartu cultivar G1812 chromosome 1, Tu2.1, whole genome shotgun sequence genome:
agagcttttgaatccggcgtttactgccgtgctcttcatGCTGTcatctttattccggcgtttgttattgttgttgcgttgtgatttcccgtttccatctctaacttcagatgtactggggtcgctggtgctgcatctggctagccagctgtcctcgcccgcacaaaagagggtcatgaggcttgttaatgcggccatcgttctcggcttgttttggccgaggtgtctggcgagccattcgtcacggacgctatgcttaaaagctgacaaggcttcggcgtccggacagtcgacaatttggttctttttagtgagaaacttgttccaaagctttcgggctgactctccgggctgttgagttatacgactcaaatcgtccgcatccggaggtcgaacataagtcccttgaaaatttgcccgaaaggcgtcttcgagctcttctcaacttccaatggagctttcggggaggcctttaagccagtgatgagctggccctttgagcttgaggggtaagtacttaatggcatggagatcatctcctcgagccatatggatatgaaggatgtagtcctcaatccagaccccagggtctgtggttccgtcgtatgtctctatgtttacgggtttgaatccctctgggaattcatggtccagcacctcatcggtgaaacatagagggtgtgcggcgcccctgtagctgggtgtaccgcgttgttcggatgtttgttgtgttgcattgtatgctggggcgcgcttgcgtggtctatagatggatcttgttgcgccatcctttgggtgcgagccctctcatgggtcgcgtgttgtattgtgactggcgttgtatgccgctctgtgttggtagaggggtcgtctatccggccaggtggctgctttgatatttggttgtggggggtctgaggcctcctcatcgaattcaggtagcagtttccgctttgggtagctcttggaggggcgattgtcgccgtacctcgctgctgtgttgagtattttactccatctgatttggagtgtgtcttgcgcagccttgagcctttgcttctgctttttaagactcctcgcggtggcaacaagccttttacgggcattctgctgctccgggtgcctgtccggcgttatgtcgtccggaccattatccttgatagaatttgtttcttcggtttgattatccggattgccgttgtccggcagcggtttgccctgctccagcgctgggtctgtgtgatcgttatttcggtcgaggcgggatttggggcggcgcttgcgtcgccgctttgactgcttttcgagggaacaagccttcggtgcgtcctcccgctcctcgtcgtcatcttttggtgcgtccaccatgtatacgtcatatgacgaggtggctttccagggcctaataggcgttggttcttcatcgtctccttcatcggcgtccataccgtcgatgtcttcggagtcgaagtcgagcatgtcggttaaatcgtcgacagtggctacaaagtgggtggcgggtgggctttgaatttcttcatcgtccgtatcccaaccttgctgaccgtagtccggccagggctctcctgataaagagagagactttagtatcttcagaatatcgccgaaaggtgagtgctgaaagatgtccacggcagtgaactccatgatcggcgcccaatcagattcgattggcaggggcgcggagggttcggattccggagaggagtccggctccttggagtcatgagtctcgcggagtgcggggctggtgttcggctcgatcaccgttgggatcagcccccgaggcggtgtccaaccacccatcctcgatcggcgcagttggctccgaattaagggtcgaagccgatgcgggtgcggcctccagggcaccattcagcggcagagctagatcatgctcgtcgtgacagtgcggcgcgctcggcagtggctcgaatccgtcgaggatcaagtccccgcggatgtcagccgtgtagtttaaacttccaaatctgacctgacggccaggggcatagctttcgatctgctccatatggccaagtgaattggcccgcagtgccaagccgccgaagacgaagatctgtccgggaggaaggtctcaccctggactgcatctctattgatgatcgtaggagccatcaagcctcatggcgacgacacagaggaactctcaatgaaagcaccaatgtcggtgtcaaaaccggcggatctcgggtagggggtcccgaactatgcgtctaggccggatggtaacaggaggcaagggacacgaagttttacccaggttcgggccctcttgatggaggtaaaaccctacgtcctgcttgattaatattgatgatatgggtagtacaagagtagatataccacgagatcagagaggctaaaccctagaagctagcctatggtatgattgttgttctgtatgttgtcctacggactaaaaccctccggtttatatatacaccggagagggctagggttacacaaagtcggttacaatggtaggagatctacatatccgtatcaccaagcttgccttccacgccaaggaaagtcccttccggacacgggacgaagtcttcaatcttgtatcttcatagtccaggagtccggctgaaggtatagtccggccatccggacaccccctaatccaggactccctcaatatgTTTACAAGAatgtgagtgggagctctgtagcatttctcatattatatgtggatgacatactattgatgggaaatgatatagaattcttggaaagcataaaggcctacttgaataagtgtttttcaatgaaggaccttggagaagctgcttatatattaggcatcaagatctatagagatagatcgagacgcctcattggtctttcacaaagcacgtaccttgacaagatattgaagaagttcaatatggatcagtccaagaaggggttcttgcctgtattgcaaggtgtgagattgagcacggctcaatgcccgaccacgacagaagatagagaaaagatgagtgtcatcccctatgcctcggccatagggtctattatgtatgccatgatgtgtaccagacctgatgtaaaccttgacgtaagtttggtaggaaggtaccaaagaatatcctgaagtacctgaaaaggactaaggatatgtttctcgtttatggaggtgacgaagagctcgtcgtaaagggttacgtcgatgctagcttcgacacagatctggatgactccaagtcacaaactggatacctgtatattttgaatggtggggcagtcagctggtgcagttgcaagcaaagcaccATGGCGgaatctacatgtgaagcagagtacatggcagcctcggaggcagcacatgaagcaatctggatgaaggagttcattaccgacctagcagttattcccaatgcgtcgggcccgatgactctcttctgtgacaacactggagctattgcccttgccaaggagcccaggtttcacaagaagaccaggcatatcaagtgtcgcttcaactccattcgtgaaaatgttcaaaatggagacatagatatttgtaaaatgcatacggatttgaatgtcgcagatccgttgactaaacctcttcctcgagcaaaacatgatcaacaccagaactctatgggtgtttgattcatcacaatgtaactagattattgactctagtgcaagtgggagactgttggaaatatgccctagaggcaataataaaatggttattattatatttccttgttcatgataattgtctattgttcatgctataattgtattatccggaaatcgtaatacatgtgtgaatacatagaccacaacatgtccctagtgagcctcttgttgactagcttgttgatcaatagatggttacggtttcctgaccatggacattggatgtcattgataacgggatcacatcattaggagaatgatgtgatggacaagacccaatcctaagcacagcacaagatcgtgtagttcatctgctaaagcttttctaatgtcaagtatcttttccttagaccatgatattgtgcaactcccggatactgtaggaatgctttgggtgtgccaaacgtcacaacgtaactgggtggctaaaAAAGGTGCCCTACgagtatctctgaaagtgtctgttgggttgtcacgaatcgagactgggatttgtcactctgtatgacggagaggtgtctctgggcccactcggtaagacatcatcgtaatgagctcagtgtgactaagggtttgttcacgggatgatgtgttacggaacgagtaaagagacttgccgtaacgagattgaacaaggtatcggtatgccgacgatcgaatctcgggcaagtgctatatcagtagacaaagggaatcgtatacgagattgattgaatccttgacatcgtggttcatccgatgagatcatcgtggaacatgtgggagacaacatgggtatccagatcccgctgttgggtattggctggagagatgtctctgtcatgtctgcatgattcccgaacccgtagggtctacacacttaacgttcgatgacgctagggttatagggaaagtttgtacgtggttatcgaatgtttttcggagtcccgaatgagatacCGGACGtaacgaggagtttcggaatggtccggagacaaagatttatatatgggaaatccttattcggtcgccggaagtgttcgggggtttatcggtattgtaccgggaccactgaaagggttccgggggtccaccgggagggtccacctgccccggagggccctatgggctgaatatggagggggaaccagcccctaggtgggctgggcgccaaaccccctagggcccatgcgcctagggtttgggggaaccctaaagggggcaccccccttggcttggggggcaagccttccccccttggccgccgccccccccctagATCCATCTGGAGGAGGCCGACCCCCTTCTCCCTTGCCCCTATTAAtagaggggaggtgggagggcagccgcaccacaTTCAAGGCGCAGCCCtctccctccccaacacctcctcctcctcccgcgacacttggcgaagccctgccggagtaccacgctgctccaacaccaccacgccgttgtgctgctgctggacggagtcttccccaacctctccctctcccttgctggatcaaggcgcgggagacgtcaccgggctacacgtgtgttgaacgcggaggcaccgttgtttGGTGCTTAGATCGAATTCagccgcgatctgaatcgcttcATGTATGACTCCACCGatcgcgttcttgcaacgcttccgcattgcgatcttcaagggtatgaagatgcactcacctctctcttgttgctagtttctccatagattgatcttcgtgatgcgtagaaaattttaatttctgcaacgatccccaacaatgagtttatccctctacatcatgtcatcttgcttaaggcgttactatgttttcattaacttaatactctagatgcatgttggatagcggttgattagtggagtaatagtactagatgcaggcaggagtcggtctacttgtctcggacgtgatgcctatatacatgatcatacctagatattctcataactatgctcaattctgtcaattgctcaatagtaatttgttcacccaccgtagaatacttgtgctctcgagagaagccactagtgaaacctatggcccccgggtttatATTCATCATATTAATGTCCTACTACTTAATTATtttctttgcttttattttactttgcatctttatcacaaaaataccaaaaaaattatcttatcatatctatcagatctcactctcgtaagtggccgtgtagggattgacaaccccttatcacgttggttgcgaggatttatttgtgttgtgcaggtgcgagggactcgcgcgtagcctcctactggattgataccttggttctcaaaaactgaggaaaatacttagccttcctcttcggggaaaaccaacgcagtgctcaagaggtagcaactgCCGTCCAGCTCTGCGAATTCCTCGACATTTGGCAGCTTCTACAGACCACCGGCATTGACCCCTCCCGTCCAGACTCCATCCGCTGGAACTGGACGGGTTCAGGGGAATACTCCAGCAAGTATGCCTACCATATGCAGTTCTCTGGTCGCTTGGTGCCTTTTCGCTCTGCTAAGGTTTGGAAAGCACAGGCCACCCCCAAATGCAAGCTCTTCGCCTGGCTTGTCCTGCATGGAAGGATCCTCACGACGGAAAACCTGGCAATCCGTGGATGGGCACACAATCCGATATGCCGCCTTTGCATGGCATCCAATAAGACGGTCACTCATCTATGTAGAGATTGCCCCTTCTCGCAGGCGGTCTGGAGGAGCGTCAACGCAACAGAGGGAATGCCTAACCCGAGCCCACCGGACGATGGAACCTCCATCAACACGTGGTGGGAGGGCTTTCTTGCCAGTGTTCCAGCTCAGAACAGGCGGGAGCGTAGTGGAGCCATGATTTACACGCTCTGGAACATCTGGAAGGAGAGGAACCGTCGAGTTTTCATCGGCAAGAGGTTGACCTACCAAGAAGTTGCCCATCTAGCTTTGACAGATATTCGCTTGCACAGATCCAGTTGCTTTCTCATTCGCGAGTAATCCGCATGCCGATGATGGTTGGGAGGCTCCCCCGCCACCCGAATCTTATAGGAAAAAGCCTTGTGTAAACTATTGTAACACTCACTCTTCTTCTAATTAAAAGGCAGCGCTCGTGCCAGTTTCTCGAAAAAAAAACTTGACAGAATATTTCACCGAGGATACACAAGAGATAATCCATGACTAACATACGCATATACATGTGAAAATCTTGATATGAAAATACCTAATATatctagccgcgcaaatgcgcggTCACCTTGCTAGTTCCAATTATTTTGAAACGGAGTAATATCTGACAAGACTATGTAAAAAAAATCAAGACCTGCAATTGGCGTGAATGCGCAGTCGCGCTGAAGCGGCAGGACCTGTTGGTTGGTCCAGTCGTGCAGCGTATGATGCTCCATCCAGTGCAGCGCTGGATGAGGACGAAGCTCAAAAATAAAAGAATATTATTGCTTGCATGTGACACAATTGAAACCATACAACACTACATACTGTCATAGTACGTACTactactactaggagtactaTTAAAATACAAGTAATCCATACACTGATACACAAATGCAAATTAAAAATGACGTAAGCAGTCAGACCTCGAGACAAACATGTTTGAATCGAAGTTGGCAAGTGAGACCCGGGTTCTCCTCTGCCCCGGTGAGCAAAAGCAGAGCAGGGGGCATTGCCACATGTCGCATGGCATCCAGGTGCTCTGTCCCCGTTTCCCGTCGTCAACTACGCACCACCTGTCCGTCCAGACGCGCCATGCACGGCGCCACGCACACTCGTTCCAAACTCCGCCTACGCATCCCAGGTTCCCAACCCACCGCATTGACTCTCGATCGCGGCGGTTTCTCGCTACTTTACTCCCCACTCGCACCGCTCGCCGTGACGCGTCGACGGAGCCGCCGAGGCCATGGTGAAGCTGGCGACGGCGAGGGAGGCGCGGCTGTACGGGCCGGCGCTGGCGGTGCGGCGGTGGGAGTACATCAACGCCGGCGCGTACATGTTCGGGACCCTGCTCCTGGCCACGGGGCTCGCGGCGCTGTGCGCGTCCGAGGGCGGCGCCGGCGCCATGGACGCGGGACTCGCCGTGGCCGCCGTGGCGCTGGCGGTGGTGGCGGCCGTGAACGCGCACGACCTGGGCGCGCACCTCGCCGGCGTGGACTGCCGCGTCGGGCTCGCCCGGTTCGACCCCCAGCTCGGCCTCGTCGAGCTCCTCGCGCCCGCGCTCCACGCCGCCGGCTGCGTCCTCGCCATCGTCGGCCTCGCGCTGCAGCTCTTCTCCCAGGTTCGTTAGTGTCAACCGTCGGCAAGCGCATgggccgccgaccgccgccgttAACTAACTACTGCTCGTTGTGTTTTCTGCTGATGGTCTGAACAGGGCGAGAAGCTGGAGAGGCGCGCGGCCGACGCGCTGCTGGCGGGCGCGGTGCTCTGGCTGCTGGGCTCCGTGCTCAGCTCATGTCAGGTGTACGAGCGCGCTGACGGCCGCGCGCAGCTGCTGCAGTCCAGCGTGCAGGTGCCCGTCCTCCTCGGCAGCCTGCTCTTCCTCGTCGCCGCcgccctccaccgccgccgtgAGCCCACCCTGGCAGGCAAGGGCGAAAGCCAGAGCGAGAGCGAGAGGTGGATTAGCCTGTGCGGGAGCGTGCTGTGGGTGGCGGGTGCACTGTTCAACGTGCTGAAAGTGTTTGTCATGCACCAGAGCGACGCGCCGCGGCTCGAGAAGCTCCGCGGCGGCGCGCAGGAGCGGCTCGCCCGGGACCGCGAGGGCCGCGTGCCGCTGGTCTGGAGGTCGGCGGCGCCGCCGACCGAGCTGCGCTGACAGTCGTGGAGCCCGAGCCCAAGCCGGCCGCCCTGTTACTTTGTTCCACCATGACGCTCAAGATGGTAATTAAGGAGGCTGGTGCACCAAGGAATACCAGCGTGGCCGGCGCCGGAACTATACTCTGGTTCTGTTTGGTGTCTCTTTCTAGCAGAGTATAGTGTAAGAACTTTTAGTCCCTtttcgatggaaaaaaatcaGGAGGAGACTCCGTGTTTTAAGAAGAAAATATATTTTAAAAGTGCGGCTAGGTCTTAGTCAACTGGGATTTAAGTGACATAAGTGACATAACATGCAAGAGGGGAAAAACctaaaaagaaaattttgcacgaaTCTCAATGTGAATCTCAATGTAAGAACTCACGGATATGACATCGATTCAGACTTTGTTAAGTCTTAGCAAGACTGATTTTTAATTACGCCCCTCTGAGTCCATATCAACTGATTTAGTGCGAtttatggatcggagggagtaatAACTTTTTTTAGGGAATGTTTCTTCTTATTAGACTACACACAATGGGAGGTAGTAACATCACATATATCTGGATCTGAataaaatagatgatgtgacAAGCAATAAATATCTggataaaatagatgatgtgacAAGCAATAAATGAGAAATAGTAAAACTGCTAGCAGTATGAGTAATATCACACATATTAAGATAAGATGTATAAGATGTGTCTATTAGAGATAAGATGTATAAGATGTGTCTATAGTCTAATAAATGATGTGTTCCATATTACTACATATATGTTATaccccactatagaggtagtaacataaaCTAGTAATGCGCATGTTATTAatatatgttactacccattagCTAGTTTTATAACGAAACATTGGAGGAAGTAATAACTTTTTCTAGGGAAATGTTTCTTCTTATTATAACGGAACATTAGAGCACGCCTTTCCTTTTCATGGTAATACGCGTCTCTTCGTCTTTAAAAAAACAAATACAACTCACGTAAAGACTTCGTCTTTAAAAAAACAAATACAACTTATGTAAAGATCGACATGACAAAACTGAAAAAAATAAAGATAGCAAAACATCTATAAAGTTGACATCAACATCCGTCACCTGCCTCCGGCATTATCACAGCAACCACGAAAGAGAAAAATGACAGATCATCTTTTTATCCGAGCTTGACGCGGCTCTATCGCTAATATACAGCTTTGTGGATCTTCAAGGTGGCTCACCTCGACGCGGCTCCATTGCTAATATACAGTTTTGCGGACCTTTAAGGTGGCTCGCCAAAAGTGAAGCTATTA
Coding sequences within it:
- the LOC125540166 gene encoding uncharacterized protein LOC125540166, which encodes MVKLATAREARLYGPALAVRRWEYINAGAYMFGTLLLATGLAALCASEGGAGAMDAGLAVAAVALAVVAAVNAHDLGAHLAGVDCRVGLARFDPQLGLVELLAPALHAAGCVLAIVGLALQLFSQGEKLERRAADALLAGAVLWLLGSVLSSCQVYERADGRAQLLQSSVQVPVLLGSLLFLVAAALHRRREPTLAGKGESQSESERWISLCGSVLWVAGALFNVLKVFVMHQSDAPRLEKLRGGAQERLARDREGRVPLVWRSAAPPTELR